The proteins below are encoded in one region of Sulfitobacter sp. SK012:
- a CDS encoding histidine phosphatase family protein, with product MSYVTLIRHGQANSSARDEASYDRLSPLGHEQAQWLGTHLNDSQTPHMRLYTGTLRRHIETADGMDTGLEPERDPRLNELEYFTLATLLQEQHGVPFPTEQGQFSQHLPEVFESWKSGRIEGAPETFVEFETRIEDVIAEIGAGDGPALVVTSGGLISMVMGQAMGLGIPAMARVALAIMHTSLHRLHPIGGHWSPVLFNAVPHLDTVARRQFQTHI from the coding sequence ATGTCCTACGTCACCCTCATCCGCCACGGCCAAGCCAATTCTAGTGCCCGCGACGAAGCCAGTTATGATCGTCTCAGCCCGCTGGGCCACGAACAAGCGCAATGGCTTGGCACCCATCTGAACGACAGCCAGACCCCACACATGCGCCTTTATACTGGCACCCTGCGTCGCCATATTGAGACTGCCGATGGTATGGACACTGGGCTTGAACCAGAGCGCGATCCGCGTCTGAACGAACTTGAGTATTTCACCCTCGCAACACTGTTGCAGGAACAACATGGCGTTCCGTTTCCCACGGAACAGGGGCAGTTTTCACAGCACCTGCCAGAAGTCTTTGAAAGCTGGAAATCAGGCCGTATCGAAGGCGCGCCTGAAACTTTTGTCGAGTTTGAGACCCGTATTGAAGACGTGATTGCAGAGATCGGCGCGGGCGATGGCCCGGCATTGGTCGTGACATCTGGCGGGTTGATCTCCATGGTGATGGGACAGGCGATGGGTCTTGGCATTCCGGCAATGGCGCGGGTGGCGCTGGCAATCATGCACACGTCGCTGCACCGGCTGCATCCCATTGGCGGGCATTGGTCTCCTGTACTATTCAACGCTGTTCCGCATCTCGATACTGTTGCACGTCGACAGTTTCAAACTCACATCTGA